The Litoribacterium kuwaitense DNA window TAACAAAAGCTCAAAATGAGAAGGGAGAACAGGAAATGAAGAAATTTTTATTTAGTTTTGCGATGTTGTTTGTACTCATGGTTGGACTAGCGGCATGCAGCAATGACCAAAGTGCCGGTGGTGATTCTGGAGGTGGAAGTGATAATGGTAACGGCAGCGGAAATGGAGATGGTGATGCAGCTGAAGAAAAAACAGAGATCTCCTTTTGGCATGCGATGAGTGGAACCAACGGAGAAGCCTTGGAATCTATTGTTGACAAATTTAATGAGCAATCCGAGTCTGTATCCGTAGAAGCCATTTACCAAGGAAGCTATGACGATTCTTTAAATAAGCTTCGTGCTGTTGGTGGGTCAGATGAAGCTCCCTCGATTGTACAGGTATTTGAAATCGGAACGAAGTACATGAGCGAAAGTGGATTTATCACACCAATGCAAGAATTCGTCGACAAAAATGATTTTGATGTGTCGGTTTTAGAAGAAAATATTCTTTCCTATTATCAGTTAGATGGACAATTGTACTCAATGCCTTTTAACACATCAAATGCCGTGATGTTTTATAACAAAGATATGTTTAGAGAAGCTGGGCTGGATCCAGAAAATCCGCCAAGCACATTCAGTGAAGTTGCTGAAGCGGCCGAAGCGCTCTCAGGAGACGACACATACGGATTTACAATGGCAACAATCGGTTGGTTCTTCGAGCAGTTACTTGCTAACCAAGGTGCGTTATATTTAAACAATGACAACGGACGCAGCGGCGATCCTACTGAAGCATTAGTTAATTCTGAAGAAGGACTTAATATCTTCAATTGGCTTAATGACATGAACAACGCAAATACATTCCGTAACTACGGTAGTAACTGGGATGATGCACGCGGTCCTTTCTTCGCTGGTCAAGTGGGGATGTACTTTGATTCCACAGCGAACACAGCACAAGTACTAGAAAACTCTTCATTTGAAGTAGGTTCAGCTTTCTTACCTACGGTGGACGGAACAGACCCACAAGGTGTCATCGTTGGCGGTGCCTCTCTCTGGATTACAAATCAAGTGTCTGAAGAGGAGCAAAACGCCGCTTGGGAATTTGTTGAGTTCATGACCAATGCAGACGTCCAAGCTGAATGGGCTGCAGCGACCGGATACTTCCCGATTACCCCTGCTGCCTATGAAGAAGATGTGCTGAACGATGTTTATGAAGAATACCCAATTTATACAACAGCAGTAGATCAGTTGAAAAACACGACCGTCAGCCCTGCGACTCAAGGTGCTTTAACAGAAGTTTTACCAGAAGCACGTAAGATCATTGAAACAGCTTTAGGAGAAATGTATGAAGGAAAAGAACCAAAGC harbors:
- a CDS encoding ABC transporter substrate-binding protein, whose translation is MKKFLFSFAMLFVLMVGLAACSNDQSAGGDSGGGSDNGNGSGNGDGDAAEEKTEISFWHAMSGTNGEALESIVDKFNEQSESVSVEAIYQGSYDDSLNKLRAVGGSDEAPSIVQVFEIGTKYMSESGFITPMQEFVDKNDFDVSVLEENILSYYQLDGQLYSMPFNTSNAVMFYNKDMFREAGLDPENPPSTFSEVAEAAEALSGDDTYGFTMATIGWFFEQLLANQGALYLNNDNGRSGDPTEALVNSEEGLNIFNWLNDMNNANTFRNYGSNWDDARGPFFAGQVGMYFDSTANTAQVLENSSFEVGSAFLPTVDGTDPQGVIVGGASLWITNQVSEEEQNAAWEFVEFMTNADVQAEWAAATGYFPITPAAYEEDVLNDVYEEYPIYTTAVDQLKNTTVSPATQGALTEVLPEARKIIETALGEMYEGKEPKQALDEAAQKITDALE